tgcatgttttttgttgatgatgttttaaatatgtagccgtTTTCCATAGTAtcacataatttaaatatgtattggtaTATAATCTTGCTTTGGTAGTTAGCATAAAGCGGTCTTTGACGTTTGAgaaaataagaaagttgaaaacacttaattaaaaatagcacattgataaaataagtgaACGAATCTACCTCTTATGTGGAAATTACACCTCTGAGTGAAAAACAACTTATGGAATGTAGAGGAAATTGGATGAagatgacgataataataataataataataataataatcataatattaataataataataataataataataattataataataataataataataataataaataataataacaataattatgttgttgttgttgatgctggtggtgttgttgttggtggtgttgttgttggtggtgatgatgatgatgatgttgatgatgatgatgatgatgatgatgatgatgatgatgatgatgatgatgatgatgatccaaCTGAATAAAAGCTGGAAAATATACATATCATTTATCTGACCACGctctgaaatgaaaatgaacataACGTCTAGCGGCCTATCGGCGTATAGTTAGCGACCTAAAATTGTTGCCTTtctcaaatcattttaaacaaaacaatgatgaattaaatgttatattcatAAATTCACATCCTTTAGGGAGTATCAGTATTTACCCCTTTTGGGAGGCTGCTGGATTGAGTTTTTGGGAATTTTAGGCCACGATGCCGTTAATTACACGCCACTACGCCGCTGGAATGCTTGatttactttttgaaaaaaaaaatgctccaGCGTGACGAATTTTGcatagaaaaaacattatttaagcATTGTTATAGAGGAAACTCATATAAACATGGTTCGATGTGGGAAAAAAATAAGACAGCTATGATTATGTacgaataaaaacatttatttatcatgttttcCGATTAAACGCATGACCAATTACTTTGAAATAGAGAACAAATTTGGACTTCTAGTCCGCCATgttcacgccgctatgccgctaggctgctaatTTCGCGTACATTTATCTGCATGTTCTTGCAGCCATCGATGAAACGCAACCATCAAGTTTGCTGGGCGTTCAAGATcattatgaaacaaaacaaatatatatgaatggcgcatccttttgaaaatttgattcTTATAGAGGGCAACGTTTTTGAAGCATACGTACTTAAATGGATTATCCCCGTCTCTTAAGTATGCTCTGGGAACGAGGATAtcccttatttgttccaaaatctgatatatttcaccttttctacttgtcatgtacatttatctCTCACACTCATTCATTtcgtattcacaaccaatccttgagggcggttcaagtggcctagccgagcactcacaaatgtcccactcacgcaaaacacttgagtctcactcacacctgtgaatacggatattcactcgaaaatatctcgaccgttatgtgaatacagaggattaactcaatgagtgtgagtgagagtggttgttctgaattcggcccctAATGTTATTACTCTCAAGCAACTAATAGTTCTCATTTCGGCAATTAATAATGGTCATTCTTTTGCAACAACATTATTGCAAAATACACACTATTAATTTTCCATcattaaattcataaataatacCCTTCAAGAAATGTCTGAAGTATTGTTGAGCTTTGTATAAATATCATCGTCATCTGTGAAACTAGCTATACTTTAAATGCGTATTTCGATCGTGTCTCTTTCCTTTAATGTTTTTTCACCTACCATGTAcattttttctcctttttttaaGGTTTGTTGTTTATTCGACGACTGATTtagaatttttcatttttttagataAACTCCGAGTTAAGTCCAATTTTTCAGAAACCCATAAAATTACATTAGGTCATTTGTAAGATATTCGACTGCTTTAGAATTTCTAACGTGTTAactttttgagaacattcaaacaatattttcagaTTACGTCATGCCAAGGCACACAtgtgtgtttgaaaaatattgtttgaatgttcTCAAGAAGTAAAACGTTTTAAACGACAATACGCACATTTTCGGAAAGCTCATGCATCGGTACAGTCGGTAGGCTAGATCTCTAGTTTAGGAGCGAGTTAATAACGtagaaatatgcaaataactTACCTGATTTGTGATTGTTTGCCCAACTCCATGTATGTACGTTACCATTTGTGTTACAAAATTGTTTACCCACACTGTTGCAAATGCCTTTTCATGAATCCCCCCAGATATCGCTTAGCCAGTGGTCTGACTGCTTGGCCTATAAGGAGGAAAACGAAGGGCATGGGTCACTGCTTGCGAGTAGATGTGATTGAACAGCAATTGCACATTATGAAcctgtttcaataagatatctcAGCCTGTATAAGAATACTATGGGTTACCGTAAGTTATGAGCAGAATCAACAGGATTAATACTCATACCATATAGTTAATGATCGGGTCAGGCCTGGAAAATTACGATCTGAAGCCTTACGATCGTTATTGAAACGGGACGCAGGAATGGCTGACTGTTGAAAACTTCAAAACCTGCGCTGCAAAAAGGGTCTTATCAAAGGCGTAAAATGAATCTCTTTTTTGATCCAGAACTTTTCTAGTTATCGCCTTCCTGATGATGATATTTTTCATATCTTGGTTGAGGTCATTAAGgacttttgtttgtttcagtgtaagaatgATATATATtccaccgagtgagcaccaaaagctatattacCTGAGTAGCAAAGCCACGAGtgtcatatttacttttggtgttcacaggtcgaaatatattgcaatcttatactgaaacaaaaacaaattattttcattatatgaaAAAGTATAGTAGTTCTCAGAAAAGTGCGCAATATTGTAAGCGAACGTAACGTCAtgtcggaaatgacgtcattgattGTGTGCCCAAACCTGTGTGCGCTGAagtttgatttggaattgagagcgggctaaaatttcaaaacagtgaaaactatcAAAAGGAAAACAGTGAAATACCATTTGAATCCCACTTATAAATCTCTATAGGCCACCGGaaagaatttaataaaatgccTTCCATCATCCCACAAGTAACAAAGTGAGTTTCCTGTGCATATGATGCACATTCTCTTAGGACAATTGGGGATAATCGAAACCCTTTAAATCCCCTGTAACATCATTCTATTTTTCCTATGCTTAGTTGGTCTTGACTCTCATCTTTCCCATTTACCGTTTGATTGAACATTATGCACGAAGTCAATGTTTCATCCTAAGTCTTTCCTGTGTTGATATTTGTCAATGTGTTGGTGACAGTGTAGAGAATCGAACACATATTTTTGCTATAATGATACTGAAGACCTAATGATATTGATAATCTTATGATATTGAtaactatatatacacacatatatatatatatatatatatatataattaataaaatcagTGAGTCAGGTTTTcaatttttatgatatttagaAATTCGTTATACCTTTTCAGTAAATACTGACGGAAATTTATTGACTTTTGAATGTGGCGATGATAAAAATTACCGAAATATATTTCCGTAAGAAAATTAAAAGTTACGCTGTCGATGTAGTAACCATGTGCTGTCAAATATAGCAGTCCACTTGTCTCCTCCAACCAAAACATGTACGAAAAACATAACATTATCCTGTAATACAATGAATCGTAGTTCTGGGTTGAACAAATTAACCTCGAAACAGTGTGAGATCATGTTTAACTTAAATGCtatgagtatatatattaaatacttttacaatttgctttatatattatcatttttcaaaatataaagcattgatatgtttttgaaagtttaaagCTCATTCTTAATAAGTTTTtctcaatgtttatatttgacgCTTATTAATTATAGGATAGGTAGCCGtttcagaaaaatatatattaatggttTTGGAGGAGGCATGCAACAAATGCCACGGGCATAAACCGGTGCATGACTTTCACTTAAATATACAACTCCAATGAACACTATTCtagcaaatatatatgtataacaagTCAACTATTATGTTTTTTCGGGCGCAAAACGTACTCGTATCactactcgatagcgccaccactactcgacagcgccatcACTACTCGAccgcgccaccactactcgactgCGCCACCACTTTTCGACAGCGCCACTACTACTCGAccgcgccaccactactcgaccgCGCCGCCACTTCTCGACaacgccaccactactcgaccgCGCCACCACTAATCGACAGTGCCACCAATACTTTCGCCGCCCCTACtcgcgccaccactactcgaccgCGCCGCCACTTCTCGACCGCGCCGCCACTACTCGACTACGCCACCACTTCTTGACAGCGCTACTACTACTCGACCAAGCCACCACTActcaacagcgccaccacttctcgacagcgccaccactacttgACCGCGTCACCACTAATCGACAGTGCCACCACTAATCAACCGCGCcacaactactcgacagtgccACCACTTTTAATAAgtgcatattttcttttttaaggaGTGcttattacttttgttttgttcCGGCGTAAGTTCTTTTCATAACAATCATGCATGTGCCAGAATGTCCTAACCTTGTGTGTAAGCAACGAAGTGTACTTGAAATACtagcagatctcaaaatattcaCAAGTTGGATTCGGGAGAAAAGATCCTGGCACCACAAttcgcacaatattgaaacgaaaacGTAGTCAGCCTGTTCTTACatggtaccacattctccgattttcgaaatgaCGTGTCTGTttcataaaatgatgaaaaaataaaacataaataacattcaCGTCTGTAGAAGTAAACACAGGGCACCgctgcaccacggaagtgtctACAGCTCATTTTTTTGCACCACCGTTAAGTGATGGAGCTCTAGTGGCCTCGATCTTGTTGGGCTTTCGTTCAGTGTTGAAGCTGTATGATTAATGCTAGAATTTGTTACATTTCAAGTCAATTAAACACTATTGAAGCTATTTCTCAGATGATCTTCAGCGCaagtgttttaatgtttaagctGTGGGCCACGGGTCTACATTTTTTAGTTCCGCAAATTAAATTCAGGTATTgtcagatctactttttgacatggcATGTTAATGGATATAATGCACAGGGTTTACGAAAGGGGACGTATGGTGTTATGCGATTTAAAATACTGCGAAGGAAAAAATCACATTATAAAAATACGTTCATAATATTGCAAcgttaatttgaatttgaaagtcaattaatcttaaataaatactGGTGAGGAAACGAGAGGGAATATGTTTTACTTAGTAACAGATAATAAcagataaagataaataaatatagataaagTGACATTACTTTTAGTGATGACGAGTTCTTTTTACCAAAAATCAAcctttcatattttgaattaagctttgtaagggaacaaatacaaacaattatgtcaTTAACCTAATGTTTATTTACACGTTCTTTTGTTGATTGTACAAAAAACATAAGAGAGAAGAAAAGGAGTGACGAAAACAGGCAATACACCGTAAAAACGTCCTATTTCTTGGATAAAAAACTCATTAAATCGCCGACAACAAACTGGTTATACTGAATTCAAATATATTCGTCAATTCAAATCACGCATCAACTCTCTAATGTCAAAAATGGATATGAAACAATCATGTTTCTTAAGTGAACCAGATTTCGCATCTATGGTGACGTCATCTACGAGGTGTTTCCGATTTCCGGCCAGATTTTCGCTTTCCTCGGTCGGTTTCCTCACTATCTGTGCTCTCTGGTTCCTTGAGGAGCGGTCCTATTTGAGCAGTCACTTTTTTCAGGAAGTGGAGCAGATTTTCACTTCCTGTTGCCATGCTTCTGAACGCTGCTTCAGTCTCTAAAAGTAACACATCTTATTTACGTTTATAATTATGCAGTTAACAAGACGATATAATGATAAgtgaaaaagtattttttcaaaaatgattacattgatgttatttattgttcaacACTTCCTCATCACCAAACGAGCTATGAAAcgtcttaaatgtttttttttaaaccagcaTAAATATAGAACGGACATAAGCAAAAAAAATGGTCTGCTTCTTCATCGGACCTCGTGTTTAATGTTGAAatcataataaatgtgtttgatgtGAGACTTTATATACAATGGTCTGCTTCCACAGTAGACCTCATGTGCAATGTCGGACATTGTAAAAAATGGTCTACTTCTACACTATACCTCGTGTGTAATAGACCTCATATGTAATTTCAGACATTGCTAACAATGGTCTGCCTCCACACTAGACCTCGTATGTAATGTCGGACATTGTAAACAATGGTCTACTTCTACACTTGACCTCGTGTGTAATGTCGGACATTGTAAACAATGGTCTTCTTCTACACTAGACCTCGTATGTAATGTCAGACATTGTAAACAATGGTCTGCTTCCACACTAGACCTCGTATGTAATGTCGGACATTGTAAACAATGGTCTACTTCTACACTTGACCTCGTGTGTAATGTCGGACATTGTAAACAATGGTCTTCTTCTACACTAGACCTCGTATGTAATGTCAGACATTGTAAACAATGGTCTACTTCTACACTAGACCTCGTGTGTAATGTCAGACATTGTAAACAATGGTCTACTGCTACACTAGACCTCGTATGTAACGTCAGACATTGTAAACAATGGTCTACTTCTACACTAGACCTCGTGTGTAATGTCGGACACTATAAACAATGGTCTACTTCTACACTTGACCTCATGTGTAATGTCAGACATTGTACACAATGGTCTACTTCTACACTAGACCTCGTGTGTAATGTAAGACATTGTAAACAATGGTCTACTGCTACACTAGACCTCGTATGTAATGTCAGACATTGTAAACAATGGTCTACTTTTACACTAGACCTCGTGTGTAATGTCGGACACTATAGACAATGGTCTATTTCTACACTAGACCTCGTTTGTAATGTCAGACATTGTAAACAATGGCCTTCTTCTACACTAGACCTCGTGTGTAATGTCGGACATTGTTAACAATGGTCTACTTCTACACTAGACCTCGTTTGTAATGTCGGACATTGTAAACAATGGTCTACTTCTACACTAGATCTCGTGTGTAATGTCGGACATTGTAAACAATGGTCTACTTCTACACTAGATCTCGTGTGTAATGTCGGACATTGTAAGCAATGGTCTGCTCCTGTACTGAACCTCGTGTGTAATGTCGGACATTATATACAATAGAATGCTTCTTTACTGAACCTCGTGTGTAATGTCGGACACTGAATACAATGGTCTACTTCTGTACTGAACCTCGTGTGTAATGTCGGACATAAAATACAAAGGTCTGCTTTACTGGACCCTCTGTTTATTGTCGGACATTATATACAATGGTCTGATTCTGTACCGAACCTCGTGTGTAATGTCGGACATTATATAAAATGGTCTGCTTCTACACTGGACCTCGTGTGTAATGTCGGACATGATATACAATGGTCTGCTTCTACACTGGACCTCGTGTGTAATGTCAAACAGTATATACCATGGTCTGCTTCTACACCGGACCTCGTTTGTAATGTCGGACATTATATACAATGGTCTGCTTCTGTACAGAACCACGTGTTTAATGTCGGATACTATATAGATTGGTCTGCCTCTACAATTTACCTCTTGTTTAAAGTCGGACAttacatacaatgtactttCTAATACTTTTGCAATTATCTTCACCTGAACTCTTATATCGAGATGACTACACCGGACATAGTTATGTGAACGAAAATTGTTCTTTGTTATTTATGTCCATTCGTGGTACACACATAATTAAAAATGATCAATATAATGTTGCTATGACTGTttccataaataaatatgtttaaacttaagttGCTACTGACCTAAAATGGCTTGGTTGATCTGGTTTCTGGCGATCACATGATCACAGATGGCCTCATTCAGGGTCACGAGCTGGTCAGTGAGGCGGCGGAGGTCCACCTGGAGCCGTTCTTTCTCCTGGCCTTCCCGGAGAACCTGCTTATGGAGCACATCACGACGGTACCTGAGAATATGACTATATATAAAGGAGTGTATGATCAAAGCATTGTAATGTTAAACATCTCAATACCAGTGGCGGATGCAAGAGTTAAAATAAGAGGGGGTGTAAATATGAGGGCGCAACCCTTTTGACATGTGCCACTCGCCATAAGAacgaaatgttttaaaatgtttgcagaTGTTTTGAACTTCcaggatatttttttaaaaattcagaaatgatgaattttatagcgtattttatttctttgtttctccgacattgacataaaaagtagaCTTGGACGAGTTAAGGGGAGGGGATCGGGGTCCGGGTATGTAATCATATAAAAGCAATATGAGAGAATTACAGAAGTGAGACAATTACTCCTTTCTAAACTGCTGTTGTAAAGCATAATCACAGGAGATGATTGTTAATgcttattgtttgtatatttcatatttaacttaaaataaaaactgttaaatCAACTATTGATGTATCaattgttaataatattgaCAATAATCAGTGCCTAGTACGTAAAACATCTTCAACAAAGTTTGCCCTGTTTTGATCTGTTTTGTATGAAGctaccgttccaaggcggtaacttctttagttttttttataaatttggaTGCATTAGAAGTATCTATATGTTGTTTTGTGGCCTTGTATGTCTCTGGTTTGtcgtcaatatttattttactttcttttACGTTTGTCACGGTATTACACATTGTATTACACATCAAATTGGCCCAACTCGGACTTTCGATATTATCACATATTGACCAATCTAATAAACCGGTAAagtaaatacaaacacaactaTACAGAACAAGGTTTCAAGACAACCTACTTCATTTCATCGACACATGTCAGTAGCTCTAGGCTGTACTTCTGTAAGGCAGC
The Mya arenaria isolate MELC-2E11 chromosome 12, ASM2691426v1 DNA segment above includes these coding regions:
- the LOC128210333 gene encoding microtubule nucleation factor SSNA1-like translates to MAENEPEVTLMKPDAALQKYSLELLTCVDEMKYRRDVLHKQVLREGQEKERLQVDLRRLTDQLVTLNEAICDHVIARNQINQAILETEAAFRSMATGSENLLHFLKKVTAQIGPLLKEPESTDSEETDRGKRKSGRKSETPRR